The sequence GGCGGGCTCTGTCCCGGGCCGTACGGTGATGGTGCGAGGGTTACCGGCCTCGGCCACTGCTGCAGACCTCGAGGATCTCTTCGGGCGCTTCGGGCCCCTTCGCCGCTGCTTTGTGGTCACCGAGAAGGGTCCGAGTCCGGGCGCCTGGGGGGGAGGCTGGAAGGCTGTGCGGAGCTCGGGGAGGGCTTGAGGGGGGCAGGGACCGGCGCCTGGGGGAGCCTGAAGGGCTCTGAGACTGGCGTGTGGGGGTCTGGTGTGGGGCTAAGTGGGCCTGAGATTGAGGTCTGAGAGTGCCGGGGGGCTTCATGGCAGAGATATGGGGGGGCTGAAGGAGATTGCAGAGGGCCTGGGGCCGGGGTCTCAGTCCTTGGAAAGCGTCAGGGGGTGGCTGAAGAGGTTTGGGGATGCTGAGTGGACatagctgggggtgttgagtggcTCTGGGACTGGGGTCTGGGAGACTGAGGAGACTTGGAGGAGGCTGGGTGTGGGGTCTGGGAGGGGGCTGAAGAGCTCAAGGATGGGTGTGGGGGTGCCGAGAGGGTCTGGGACTGGGGCTTGGGGGATGGAGTGAGGGAGTCTAGGGATGTTGAAGGGCTTTGGGACTGAGGGGCGTGGGTCTGAGGGGGCCTggagtctgggggtggggaCTGGGGGTTCTCGGACGGGGGTCTGGGGAGGGATCTGAGGGGGCCTGGGAGGGAGGGGCAGGTGCTGAAACCTTGGTCAGGGTCTGGGGGGGACCAGGGACCAAGGTCTTGCGGGGGAGGGGATGATGCTGAAGGGATCTGTGGGGGCCTGGACCAGGGTCTGCGGGCAGGCTTCGAGACAGGGTCTaggagaggctgtggcaggacttggggtggggggctgggatcacggggtgggggtgggggacagGTGCATAGAGGGCTGGGATTTGAGGTGGGGGAATCAAGCTGGGGTGGAGAGGCTGTGAAGGGACTTGGGGGAGGCACCAATGCGTTGTGGTGGGGCCAAGGGGAGCTTCTGGGGACCAGCCATGTGGATAGTGACCCtgaaagctgggaggggacattttggggtgggggcagcACTCCAGGGCctcattgtgtgtgtgtgtgtgtgtgtgtgtgtgtgtctgcccCCAGGCACCAAAACCTGCCGTGGCTTTGGCTACGTCACCTTCTCCTTGGCTGAGGACACCCAACGGGCTCTGAAGGAAGCCACCACCTTTGGGGGCCACCGCCTCGGGGTGACACTGGCACGGCAGCGACCCCAGAAGGGCCCCAAAAAATCTCTGGGGGGAGCCAAAGAGGGAAAAGGtaaactggggaggggagggggaagtgtgGAAttgtttccctccttccccttccttcagcACCTTGGTGCTGGCTCTTGTcccaccccaccctgctgcctgcggTCCCCAAGTCCCTGCTGTTCCAAGACCTTCTTGTCCCCCATACAGGTGACTCCAAAgccacccctgtgccccctcccagACCCAAAAAGCCCAAaggcccccccaaaaaagctcGGCTCATCATCCGCAACCTCAGCTTCAAGGTACCGCGGGAGGCTGGTCTGCGTCGGCACCCTGCAGGGGGGCAAAAGGGGACCCCCACCCCAGGGGGGCGGGCATTGTCACGGTTACTGACCCCCCCACTCCTTACTGTGTCTCCCCACAGTGCTCAGAGGAGGACCTAAAGAAAGTTTTCTCCCCTTTTGGTACGGTGCTGGAGGTGAACATCCCCAGAAAAGCAGGTGgggcccctccctccccccattttGAGGCTTTTAGGGCACTGTGGGATCTCTGGGTTCAGGGGGGGCTCTTCAGGGGTTGAGCAGGCTCtttgggtgtgtgtggggagtcTCCCTTTGGGTCTGGGGGTGCTTCTTTTGGGCCTGCAGGGGCACTTTGGGGGGGTCTGAGGGACTTCTTTATGGGCTCAGGGCAGCTctttgaggttggaaggggtcttttTCGGGGGGGTAATGATTAAATTGtgccccccacacacacacagatgggaAGCTGAAGGGATTTGCCTTTGTCCAGCTCAGGACCATTCTGGAAGCAGCCAAAGCACTAAGAGGGGTCAACATGAAAGAGGTTAAAGGTTTGTCCTCTCCATTCATTTTTCACCTGGGGGTGCTTTCTGGGgtgctccctttccccttttttacccctttgcctttcccttccctgtccATCTTTCTTTTTTGCCCCTTCTCACCACTCCCCATTTCCccacctttttttctctcttcttaccctgctgggggggctctTTAGGGCTCCCTCCCCGCCTTTGACCCCCTGTTTTCTTCTGGAGGGGGGCTTTTtggggctgccccctcctttcctccctgggGGAGCCCTTTGGGGCTGTCCCCCTCCTCATTTCTCcaccttttctcccttctttttacCCTGGAGGGGCTCTTTGGGGCTGCCTCCCTTCCCACTTTCCCCACTTTCTTCCCGGTTTGGAGTGGAAGTGGGGAGGTCCCTTAAAGTCTGGGGGTTCCCTTAAGGTGTGTCCCCCCAGCTTTACTGTGTGTATCCCCCAACCAGGTCGTCCAGTTGCTGTGGACTGGGCAGTGGCCAAGGACAAGTACAGAGCAACACAGGGAAACCAGCATAAGGGTGAGGCGCCCGGCTCCCTCTCCCGGCGCGGGCGGGGCGCCCGGCTCCCTCTCCCGGCTCCCTCTCCCGGCGCGGGCGGGGCGCCCGGCTCCCTCTCCCGGCTCCCTCTCCCGGCGGGGGCGGGGCCCCCGGCTCCCTCTCCCGGCGGGGGCGGGGCCCCCGGCTCCCTCTCCCGGCGGGGGCGGGGCCCCCGGCTCCCTCTCCCGGCGGGGGCGGGGCGCCCGGCTCCCTCTCCCGGCGGGGGCGGGGCGCCCGGCTCCCTCTCCCGGCGGGGGCGGGGCGCCCGGCTCCCTCTCCCGGCGGGGGCGGGGCCCCCGGCTCCCTCTCCCGGCGCGGGCGGGGCGCCCGGCTCCCTCTCCCGGAGGGGGCGAGGCGCCCGGCTCCCTCTCCCGGCGGGGGCGGGGCGCCCGGCTCCCTCTCCCGGCGCGGGCGGGGCCCCCGGCTCCCTCTCCCGGCGCGGGCGGGGCCCCCGGCTCCCTCTCccggcgggggcggggggcCCGGCTCCCTGTCCCGGCGCGGGCGGGGCGCCCGGCTCCCTCTCCCGGCGGGGGCGGGGCGCCCGGCTCCCTCTCCCGGCGGGGGCGGGGCGCCCGGCTCCCTCTCCCGGCGCGGGCGGGGCGCCCGGCTCTCTCTCCCGGCGGGGGCGGGGCCCCCGGCTCCCTCTCCCGGCGGGGGCGGGGCGCCCGGCTCCCTCACCCTTTAATTTATGTCCACAGGGAgcgaagaggaagaaaatgaagagaaagaagaggaaaaggaggaagaagaggaggtagAAGAGGaacaggaagaggaggaggaggaagatgaaatggaactggatgaggaaggaagcagtgaggaggaagaagaagacgaagaggaagatgaagaagatgaagatgatgaagaagatgaagaggaaggaagaaaaggtttTGTTCTGCCCTGCAGGGTCAAGGAGGGTTCTGGGGGGAGCTGTTTttgaggcctggggcaggggagggctggttTTGTGTCGGGGTGGAATTTTtaggggcctgggggggggccTTTCCTGGGGGTGCTCCTTGGAATCTGGGGGTCCTTTCAGGGGGTGCTCCTTTTGGGTcctggccgggggggggggggcttatTTTGGGGGCTCTTTTTGGGATCTGTTGGGGGGGCTCTTTGAGATCTGGGTGGGGGAGTCACTTTACCACCCCCATTTTTTTCCAGGGGGGGTCACCCCTAAGAAGCCACCCCCGAAGCGCCCTCCCTGCGCTTCCGACGTCAGCGAGGGCAGGACCGTGTTCGTCCggtgagctggcagccagcccctgccccgggctgggatgaactgctggcagtggggcgGGTACATGATGAACCCCAACCCTTAACTGTTTTGGGGGACCTGCCCCCACATCTTCCCCAGCAACCTCTCATTTGACACTGAAGAGGAAGCCCTGGGGGAGCTCTTAGAGCAGTTTGGGGAGCTCCAGTACGTCCGAGTCGTGCTGCACCCCGACACTGAGCAATCCAAAGGTCAGTGtacatttttggggggggggcgtGGGGGCACCCCCTTTTTATCCTTGAgaccccttcccctcccctcacaTTAACTGACCCCCATGTTGCTCActccccccaggctgtgcttttgctCAATTTAAGACACAAGAAGCTGCCCAAAAATGTCTCCAAGCTGCTCAGGAAGAGAGCGaggtgaggggggtggggatggtGGCACAAAAAATTGGggatcccctcctccccctttctttccaccCACTCTTCCCCCggctcctctctccttttttacccccctcccttccccttcttttttccccctcccctccctttcttccccctcttcttttttccccttcccctccctttcttcctcctctttcttccctcccccttcttttcccgccccctccccctcttttcccgccccttccccctcttttcccgccccctgccccccctcccccgcgcTGTTGCTGCCTCACCCCCAGCTCTTCCCCGCCATGTGCCGTTCCCCGTCCCGTGTCGCCGTGcgcagctgggggggctgcggCTGGAGGGTCGCCAGCTCCGCATCGATGTGGCGGTCAGCAGGGACCAGGCTCAGAAGCTTCGAGGCTCCAAACCCAAGAAGCCCTCAGGAACCCGAAACCTTTACCTGGCTCGGGAGGGCTGTGAGTATGAAAATATaaagggggggtggtgggggttgcACACACCTTAGAGGTGTCACAGGGGTCCCCATTCTGCGTGTGTCCCCTCATTTTTCATGTGCCCCCCGCAGTGATCCGTGCCGGCACCAAGGCGGCGGAAGGAGTCAGCGAGGCCGACATGGCCAAGAGAGCGCGGGTGGGTTGCTGTCCCCCCTGACCTTTCATCCCCCCCCCAGTGACTTGTGTGCAACAGAAAGCACCCCAAGGGGGTCCCTAGTATCTCCATAGCCAATCCCAGTTTGTCCCAGTTCGAGGAGTTGAAGCACCAGAAGCTGAAGGATCAAAACATCTTCGTCTCCCCTACTCGGCTCTgcgtccacaacctccccaaaGCTGTCGACAGCTCCAAGCTCAGAAGGCTT is a genomic window of Dryobates pubescens isolate bDryPub1 chromosome Z, bDryPub1.pri, whole genome shotgun sequence containing:
- the RBM28 gene encoding LOW QUALITY PROTEIN: RNA-binding protein 28 (The sequence of the model RefSeq protein was modified relative to this genomic sequence to represent the inferred CDS: deleted 1 base in 1 codon); this translates as MAAAGGGRGSSPGAGPVAGSVPGRTVMVRGLPASATAADLEDLFGRFGPLRRCFVVTEKGTKTCRGFGYVTFSLAEDTQRALKEATTFGGHRLGVTLARQRPQKGPKKSLGGAKEGKGDSKATPVPPPRPKKPKGPPKKARLIIRNLSFKCSEEDLKKVFSPFGTVLEVNIPRKADGKLKGFAFVQLRTILEAAKALRGVNMKEVKGRPVAVDWAVAKDKYRATQGNQHKGSEEEENEEKEEEKEEEEEVEEEQEEEEEEDEMELDEEGSSEEEEEDEEEDEEDEDDEEDEEEGRKGGVTPKKPPPKRPPCASDVSEGRTVFVRNLSFDTEEEALGELLEQFGELQYVRVVLHPDTEQSKGCAFAQFKTQEAAQKCLQAAQEESELGGLRLEGRQLRIDVAVSRDQAQKLRGSKPKKPSGTRNLYLAREGLIRAGTKAAEGVSEADMAKRARFEELKHQKLKDQNIFVSPTRLCVHNLPKAVDSSKLRRLLLRLFQGGPAPWIKECRVMREERGRGQSLGYAFVELGDHQQALAALRGLNNNPQIFGPQKRPIVEFSLEDRRKLKLKEQRTQRSLLKLQQKPPEQDPKPPEQKLDSSPPQGKKNPLFKGTKRGKKPPPPPPVPPAGAASWAGFRTELGGQPRDGAPRTKVLALPSHRGPKIRKRDKGQLKPPPKKQPKAKTRRRKEKQTGTPPQAKRHRGGPKGGSEARFNDLVERYKRKILGGDTPTPKRSKWFDT